One genomic window of Candidatus Kuenenia stuttgartiensis includes the following:
- a CDS encoding DegT/DnrJ/EryC1/StrS family aminotransferase produces MWKIPLSDINFDQKEVEAVQNVIYSGWLTMGEVTKDFEARFARYIGVEHAFAVSSCTSALHLAALALDIGEGDEVVCPSLTFVAAPNSIIYTRGKPVFADITSVTNLNISPEDIEKKITAKTKAIQIMHYAGIPCNMESITDLARKRGLPVIEDCAHSPGSEYKGKRCGSIGDIGCFSFFSNKNMTTGEGGMITTNDENIAKKIRTLRSHGMTTLTLDRHKGHAFSYDVTALGFNYRLDEIHSALGIVQLEKLQKSNERRLTLATKYQQALSEIQGLSVISGNGISVSSNHILPVLLPEEIDRAKFMEYMKQNGIQTSIHYPPAHLFDFYRRMYGYKEGMLPLTEEVSKREVTLPLYPSMNEDSVSIVCDAVREYFKKELI; encoded by the coding sequence ATGTGGAAAATACCTTTATCTGACATTAATTTCGACCAAAAAGAGGTAGAAGCAGTCCAAAATGTGATTTATTCGGGTTGGCTTACAATGGGAGAGGTTACAAAAGATTTCGAAGCCCGCTTTGCCAGGTATATAGGTGTAGAACATGCATTTGCTGTTTCATCCTGTACCTCCGCGCTGCACCTTGCTGCTCTTGCTCTTGATATTGGAGAAGGCGATGAGGTAGTATGTCCTTCTCTAACATTCGTAGCTGCGCCGAACTCTATTATATACACCCGGGGAAAACCTGTTTTTGCAGATATAACTAGCGTAACAAACCTAAATATCTCACCTGAAGATATTGAAAAAAAAATTACAGCAAAAACAAAAGCCATTCAGATTATGCATTATGCCGGAATACCCTGCAATATGGAAAGTATCACCGACCTTGCCAGAAAGCGTGGTCTTCCGGTTATTGAAGATTGTGCTCACTCTCCTGGATCGGAGTATAAAGGGAAAAGATGTGGCTCTATAGGAGACATAGGATGTTTTAGCTTCTTCTCCAACAAAAATATGACAACCGGAGAAGGGGGAATGATTACCACAAATGATGAAAATATTGCTAAAAAAATCAGAACATTACGCTCTCATGGTATGACTACCCTCACCCTTGATAGGCATAAAGGGCATGCCTTTAGTTATGACGTTACTGCCCTTGGATTTAACTATCGCCTCGATGAGATCCATTCTGCCCTTGGCATTGTGCAGCTTGAAAAACTACAAAAAAGTAATGAAAGACGCCTGACATTAGCGACAAAATACCAACAAGCTTTATCTGAAATCCAAGGACTTTCAGTAATTTCCGGGAATGGGATTTCTGTATCATCTAATCATATTCTCCCTGTTCTGTTGCCAGAAGAAATAGACCGTGCTAAATTTATGGAATATATGAAACAAAATGGCATTCAGACCAGCATCCACTACCCACCGGCACACCTCTTTGATTTCTACCGTCGTATGTATGGATACAAAGAAGGAATGCTGCCACTCACGGAAGAAGTTTCTAAAAGAGAAGTTACATTGCCTCTATATCCGTCTATGAATGAAGATAGTGTCAGCATTGTTTGTGATGCTGTTCGTGAATATTTTAAAAAGGAATTAATATAA
- a CDS encoding N-acetylneuraminate synthase family protein, with the protein MKTISIGKFIIGLNEPCLILAELGAMQEDLNGMKKLIKVSKEAGADAVKIQTYRAETIAHPSAEFEFEDGSKMFQMEFFKKLEISQDDHKELFDYARELGIAIFSTPSYYDDVDFLEELGVPAYKTGSDDLTNRPFLEYIARKGKPMIVSTGMSTLAEVEEAVETILKTGNDQLVLLHCTTSYPPAPEFANLNVMNTLRSAFDVPIGYSDHVAGIFSSILAASMGASVIEKHITLDRKSKRPDCEVSIEPSELKEMVEQIRLIPILQGSSIKKIYPSEKKWRRNGRKSLVANRNLKCGDVIGKEDLKIIRPGTGIPPRYMDFIVGKTLKKDISENEIIPHDAF; encoded by the coding sequence GTGAAAACAATTTCTATCGGAAAATTCATAATAGGCTTAAATGAGCCTTGTCTCATACTCGCTGAACTCGGTGCTATGCAGGAAGACCTTAATGGGATGAAGAAACTAATTAAGGTTTCAAAAGAAGCCGGTGCCGATGCTGTAAAGATTCAAACTTACAGGGCAGAAACTATTGCCCATCCATCGGCAGAATTCGAATTTGAAGATGGCTCCAAGATGTTTCAAATGGAGTTCTTTAAAAAACTTGAAATTTCTCAAGACGACCATAAAGAGCTATTTGATTATGCAAGAGAGCTTGGGATTGCTATTTTTTCGACACCCAGTTACTATGATGATGTTGACTTTCTTGAAGAGTTGGGTGTGCCAGCTTACAAGACGGGTTCTGATGACTTAACTAATCGCCCTTTCCTTGAATATATCGCACGAAAGGGTAAGCCTATGATTGTATCTACAGGTATGTCAACTCTGGCAGAGGTCGAAGAAGCGGTAGAAACAATTTTAAAGACTGGAAATGATCAGTTGGTTCTTCTTCACTGTACGACATCTTATCCGCCTGCTCCTGAATTTGCCAATCTTAATGTTATGAACACCCTCCGCTCTGCCTTTGACGTTCCCATTGGATATTCAGACCATGTTGCGGGTATTTTTTCTTCAATACTTGCTGCCAGTATGGGTGCCTCTGTTATTGAAAAGCATATAACCCTGGATCGAAAATCGAAAAGACCTGACTGTGAGGTATCGATAGAACCATCAGAGCTAAAGGAGATGGTTGAACAAATTCGTTTAATACCTATTCTTCAGGGAAGCTCGATAAAGAAAATATATCCTTCTGAGAAGAAGTGGCGCAGGAATGGAAGAAAAAGCCTTGTAGCAAATCGTAATTTAAAATGTGGCGATGTTATTGGAAAAGAAGACCTGAAAATAATCAGGCCTGGAACGGGAATACCTCCCAGATACATGGATTTCATCGTTGGCAAGACCTTAAAAAAGGACATTAGTGAAAATGAAATAATTCCTCATGATGCCTTTTAA
- a CDS encoding glycosyltransferase family protein has product MPFKPDFNTEVVVILQARTGSTRLPNKVLRCLAGRPMLSHCIQRLKRIGDGYHVIVATSTLNRDYTLEKLAIKEGVLCYRGGEKDVLDRYYHAAKSAGAKFVIRATGDNPLVCPEEAKRVVECITSQKVDYVTGIEEVEGLKLPTGVGVEAFTFKALERSWLEGNKEHHREHVNEYILENPGIFSIVRLSCMPQNSCPELSLTIDTNDDFEFIEEMLSGFIKPATEITTSEIIKWWRKRIN; this is encoded by the coding sequence ATGCCTTTTAAGCCAGATTTCAATACAGAAGTTGTAGTAATACTCCAAGCCCGCACAGGTTCTACGAGGCTACCAAATAAGGTTTTGAGATGTTTGGCGGGTAGACCAATGTTGTCGCATTGTATTCAAAGGCTTAAGAGAATTGGTGATGGATATCACGTAATCGTAGCAACCTCTACCCTGAATAGAGATTATACTTTGGAGAAATTGGCAATTAAAGAAGGAGTATTATGTTACAGGGGGGGTGAGAAAGATGTTCTTGATCGTTACTACCATGCAGCGAAATCTGCAGGGGCTAAATTTGTGATCAGGGCAACTGGTGACAATCCGTTGGTATGCCCTGAAGAGGCAAAAAGAGTTGTTGAATGCATAACAAGTCAAAAAGTGGATTATGTAACCGGGATAGAAGAAGTAGAAGGTTTAAAACTACCGACAGGTGTCGGCGTAGAGGCGTTCACTTTTAAAGCGCTTGAACGATCATGGTTAGAAGGTAACAAAGAGCATCACCGTGAACATGTTAACGAATATATTCTTGAGAATCCTGGAATTTTTAGCATAGTCAGGCTCTCCTGTATGCCCCAAAATAGTTGCCCCGAACTCAGTCTGACAATTGATACTAATGATGATTTTGAATTTATTGAGGAGATGTTAAGCGGTTTTATTAAGCCTGCAACCGAGATAACTACATCCGAGATTATTAAATGGTGGAGAAAAAGAATAAACTGA
- a CDS encoding radical SAM/SPASM domain-containing protein: MYPKMGKVSAFPLHVDIETTAKCNLRCGMCPSRELSKEKYGEYGNMKMELFRKLVDECTENKVFSIRLSWRGEVLINHDLVKFVHYAKVVKKIPNVSFLTNGSLLKGELAEKLIDYGVDYISVSIDGMDGMYEKIRYPLKFRSICENLKNFKELKRKKGKKKPVIRVTTLWPAIAQDPEAFYTRMSSICDKIVYNPLKDYSITEPQKKDFICQFPWERLFVGFDGKVQPCSITTDSFVIGDTNKNSLKDIWQSTEMNDLRNVHSKIKRMDVIPCNKCSYGIDYSKLWEGRDWTKWNPEELNQLSKGNQ, from the coding sequence ATGTATCCAAAGATGGGCAAGGTATCAGCCTTTCCTCTCCATGTCGACATTGAGACGACGGCCAAATGCAATTTGCGTTGCGGCATGTGCCCCAGCCGGGAGCTTTCGAAAGAAAAGTATGGTGAATACGGTAATATGAAGATGGAACTTTTCAGGAAACTGGTCGATGAATGCACAGAGAATAAGGTTTTTTCCATCCGCCTAAGCTGGAGAGGAGAGGTTTTAATCAATCACGATCTTGTCAAATTTGTTCACTATGCAAAGGTTGTCAAGAAGATTCCAAATGTTTCTTTTTTGACCAATGGCAGTCTTTTAAAGGGAGAACTTGCCGAGAAGTTAATAGATTATGGTGTCGATTATATTTCGGTATCTATTGACGGTATGGATGGTATGTACGAGAAGATACGGTATCCGTTAAAGTTCCGATCAATTTGTGAAAACCTGAAAAATTTCAAGGAATTGAAGAGGAAAAAAGGGAAGAAGAAACCTGTTATCCGTGTAACAACCCTGTGGCCTGCTATTGCTCAAGATCCTGAAGCCTTCTATACGCGAATGAGCTCTATATGTGACAAGATTGTTTATAACCCGCTGAAAGACTACAGCATCACTGAACCTCAGAAAAAGGATTTTATTTGCCAGTTTCCGTGGGAGAGGCTGTTTGTAGGTTTTGATGGAAAAGTACAGCCGTGTAGCATAACGACAGACAGTTTTGTCATTGGTGATACAAATAAAAACAGTTTGAAGGATATTTGGCAAAGTACCGAAATGAACGATTTAAGGAATGTCCATTCAAAAATTAAGCGTATGGATGTAATCCCCTGCAATAAATGTAGCTATGGCATTGATTATTCTAAATTATGGGAAGGTAGGGACTGGACCAAATGGAATCCTGAAGAACTAAATCAATTGAGTAAGGGAAACCAATAG
- a CDS encoding PIG-L deacetylase family protein has protein sequence MNVLAVGAHFDDIELGCSGTLIKHVKNGDKVIMLVVTDSSYSNPNGELIRNSETAYQEGQKAANIIGAELICLNYKTFLVPFSEKLTKEITRIIEDKNIDIMYSPWIHDLHRDHQYVGKNALMAGRHVKRFLMYRPNYYDTDQMFRGNVYSDISNFMENKSEVIKAHKSELERVRNSWLDFFENQNQNDGQKIGVECAECFEVVRYLL, from the coding sequence ATGAATGTGTTGGCTGTCGGCGCTCATTTTGATGACATTGAACTTGGATGCAGCGGGACGTTGATAAAACATGTTAAAAATGGTGATAAGGTTATCATGCTAGTAGTTACAGATTCATCTTATAGCAATCCCAATGGTGAATTAATACGGAATTCTGAAACCGCTTATCAGGAAGGTCAGAAAGCAGCGAACATCATTGGCGCCGAACTGATTTGTTTAAATTATAAGACCTTCCTGGTTCCTTTCAGTGAAAAGTTAACAAAGGAAATTACTCGTATTATTGAGGATAAGAATATAGATATCATGTATTCCCCATGGATACACGACCTCCACAGAGATCACCAGTATGTAGGCAAAAATGCACTTATGGCGGGACGACATGTAAAAAGATTTCTTATGTATCGGCCCAATTATTATGACACAGACCAGATGTTCAGGGGAAATGTATATTCTGATATTTCTAATTTCATGGAAAACAAAAGTGAAGTTATTAAAGCACACAAGTCAGAACTTGAAAGGGTAAGGAACAGCTGGCTAGACTTTTTCGAAAACCAGAACCAAAATGACGGACAAAAGATTGGGGTAGAGTGCGCGGAGTGCTTTGAAGTTGTTCGATATCTTTTGTAG
- a CDS encoding sulfotransferase domain-containing protein, which translates to MKNLFIIGIFRSGTSLLSTALNTHKNIIVGWQPYMLFFKACRNKYFKEMLRVPFDEKNPMGINYFKTVKDRELFREVFHLIRFNATELSTILSEIRDYLLSDNEKMNKDMKPHDLAKNLDGIEPGFAGYILMQLMERLYLSQIITRNWDIKFIGIKEVFCEEFIEPLFNYCNLNSKVVHIIRDPRAVVASRNFGKYMEATGAKYPIFFIIRSWKRTVANYLLNKCNSNYLMIRYEDLVRKPETTMKKVCELLEVQYSNDLLNLSNFKDNKGRRWESNTSFDGSKTITTSSVNKWEDILSAEEIEVVEYYCQSELNTLGYERTTKSFDQKKILNFQEDTSNICEWLREYDFSF; encoded by the coding sequence ATGAAAAATCTTTTTATTATAGGCATATTCAGATCTGGAACATCTTTGCTCTCAACAGCATTGAATACGCACAAAAATATAATTGTCGGCTGGCAACCTTACATGTTGTTTTTTAAGGCTTGCCGAAACAAGTATTTTAAAGAGATGTTGAGGGTTCCCTTTGATGAAAAAAACCCTATGGGTATTAATTACTTTAAGACAGTAAAAGATAGAGAACTTTTTCGTGAAGTTTTTCATTTAATCAGGTTCAATGCTACGGAACTCAGCACTATATTGTCTGAAATTAGGGACTACCTCCTCAGCGATAATGAGAAGATGAATAAAGATATGAAGCCACATGATCTGGCAAAAAATCTTGACGGTATAGAACCGGGATTCGCCGGGTATATATTAATGCAGTTAATGGAAAGATTATATCTCTCACAAATAATTACACGTAATTGGGATATTAAATTTATAGGAATCAAAGAGGTTTTTTGTGAAGAATTTATTGAACCATTATTTAATTATTGCAACTTGAATTCAAAAGTTGTTCACATAATAAGAGATCCCAGAGCAGTGGTTGCATCCAGAAATTTTGGGAAATATATGGAAGCAACAGGCGCAAAGTACCCCATCTTTTTCATCATCAGGAGTTGGAAAAGAACAGTGGCAAACTATCTACTAAATAAATGTAATAGCAACTATTTAATGATAAGGTATGAAGACTTAGTTAGAAAGCCTGAAACAACAATGAAAAAAGTTTGCGAGCTACTGGAGGTTCAATATTCAAATGACCTATTAAATTTAAGCAACTTTAAGGACAATAAAGGAAGAAGATGGGAATCGAACACTTCATTTGATGGTTCTAAAACCATAACCACTTCGTCTGTGAACAAATGGGAAGATATTTTATCTGCCGAAGAAATTGAAGTTGTTGAGTATTATTGTCAATCTGAGTTAAATACTTTAGGATACGAAAGAACAACAAAAAGCTTTGATCAAAAAAAAATTTTAAATTTCCAAGAGGATACATCAAACATTTGTGAATGGTTAAGGGAATATGATTTTAGTTTTTGA
- a CDS encoding sugar phosphate nucleotidyltransferase has translation MSKRAIILAGGKGKRLLPYTIVLPKPLMPIGEYPILEVVVRQLAFYGFRHITMAVNHQAEIIQAFFGKGKKWKVKIDYSFEDKPLSTIAPLKLISNLPEDFLVMNGDILTDLNYSDFYQFHINKKSIFLISSYKRELKSEFGVLEFDKNAKLKEFKEKPVVRYNVSMGIYMANRTILEYIPNNKPYGFDNLMLDLIKAGKPATVKPFHGCWLDIGRPDDYIQAIDEFEKNGFLFLKELKK, from the coding sequence ATGTCTAAACGAGCAATAATACTCGCAGGTGGCAAGGGGAAAAGATTATTGCCTTATACAATTGTTCTTCCAAAGCCATTAATGCCAATAGGAGAATACCCTATTCTTGAGGTTGTTGTACGACAGCTTGCATTTTACGGTTTCAGGCACATTACTATGGCCGTAAATCATCAAGCGGAAATTATTCAGGCATTTTTCGGAAAAGGGAAAAAATGGAAAGTTAAAATCGATTATTCTTTTGAAGACAAACCTCTCAGCACAATTGCACCGTTAAAGTTAATAAGCAATTTGCCAGAGGACTTTCTGGTCATGAATGGAGACATACTAACGGACTTAAATTATTCAGATTTTTATCAGTTTCACATCAACAAAAAAAGTATCTTTTTAATTTCTTCTTATAAGCGAGAATTGAAAAGTGAGTTTGGAGTATTAGAATTTGATAAAAATGCAAAATTGAAGGAGTTTAAGGAAAAACCGGTTGTCCGTTACAACGTCAGCATGGGTATATATATGGCAAACAGAACCATACTTGAATACATTCCTAATAACAAACCTTACGGTTTTGATAATCTCATGCTCGATTTAATAAAGGCAGGAAAGCCTGCTACTGTAAAACCGTTCCATGGCTGCTGGCTTGACATTGGAAGGCCAGATGATTATATACAGGCTATTGATGAATTTGAAAAAAATGGATTTTTGTTTCTTAAGGAATTAAAAAAATAA
- a CDS encoding PseG/SpsG family protein, with protein sequence MVEKKNKLIVFRLDAGHERGMGHLYRMMTLADEFRRKGHDCLFVLKRNDVASRILDSVKFRCLSYPVHLTEEDIVEKYFKDELEPDLWIFDILSTDETLVVRTKSMGVPVVSFDDLKGGLLHADLVVNAIAGCWDEESKVSGRIPHVLSGPRYAIITSDIINLKYKKKMPQEDIRIGVTMGGSDTHGATVKIGQVLSRFDEKDMYVNFFLGPHFMHDIEMDEMLAAFSHPFTVKKGVSDLYVELINNNLVICGGGQTMFELCSMGMPVMALANEVHEEKTIRYFERNGACIDIGSVHKELDDEKMCKFIDEIKYDLDKLNRLAVNAVQLVDGKGTKRCYSACAVLIN encoded by the coding sequence ATGGTGGAGAAAAAGAATAAACTGATAGTTTTTCGCCTTGATGCTGGTCATGAAAGGGGAATGGGGCATCTGTACCGTATGATGACCCTGGCAGATGAATTTAGAAGAAAAGGGCATGACTGTCTGTTTGTATTAAAAAGAAATGATGTGGCGTCAAGAATTCTTGACAGCGTAAAGTTTAGATGTCTATCTTATCCAGTACATCTTACAGAAGAAGATATAGTAGAAAAATACTTCAAAGACGAGTTGGAACCTGATCTTTGGATATTTGATATTCTCTCCACTGACGAGACGTTGGTTGTACGGACTAAATCCATGGGGGTACCTGTTGTATCATTTGATGATTTAAAGGGTGGTTTGCTCCATGCGGATCTTGTTGTGAATGCCATTGCAGGTTGCTGGGATGAGGAAAGTAAGGTCTCAGGGCGTATTCCACATGTATTAAGCGGGCCTCGATACGCAATTATTACGTCTGATATAATTAATCTGAAATACAAGAAAAAAATGCCTCAAGAAGACATTAGGATTGGGGTAACAATGGGAGGAAGTGATACACATGGCGCTACAGTAAAGATTGGACAAGTATTATCCCGTTTTGATGAAAAAGATATGTATGTGAATTTTTTTCTCGGACCACATTTCATGCATGACATTGAGATGGATGAGATGCTAGCAGCATTTTCACATCCATTTACCGTGAAAAAAGGGGTTTCGGATTTGTATGTAGAGTTGATTAATAATAATTTGGTCATATGCGGAGGCGGGCAAACTATGTTTGAGTTGTGCTCAATGGGAATGCCTGTTATGGCTCTGGCAAATGAGGTTCATGAAGAAAAGACCATTAGATATTTTGAGCGCAATGGAGCATGCATCGATATAGGTTCCGTTCATAAGGAACTTGATGATGAGAAGATGTGTAAGTTTATTGATGAGATCAAGTACGATTTGGATAAACTGAACCGGTTGGCAGTGAATGCTGTCCAATTAGTTGACGGTAAGGGAACCAAGAGATGTTACAGTGCGTGTGCAGTCTTAATCAACTAA
- a CDS encoding WbqC family protein, which translates to MGKIVTIHQPDFLPWRGFFDRWGKSDLYIVLDDVQFLRRGWHHRDKIKTKDGVKWLTVPVKKKGKYDQLILEVEIDYSTDWQAKHLKTIEVNYKKAPNFEYYFDKLKSIYVKKHDLLIDLNMDLLIFVAEELGIDTPAVFASSYNVNSNSTERLIELVKAVGGNEYLTGTGSKGYLNEKLFQRKGIRVVWQNYEETFYKQLHEDFVPHLSGLDYLMMKCKND; encoded by the coding sequence ATGGGTAAGATTGTTACAATTCATCAGCCTGATTTTTTACCATGGCGAGGCTTTTTTGATCGCTGGGGAAAAAGTGATTTGTATATTGTTCTTGATGACGTGCAATTTCTCCGAAGAGGTTGGCACCACAGAGATAAAATCAAAACAAAAGATGGCGTAAAATGGTTGACTGTACCTGTTAAAAAAAAGGGCAAATATGATCAACTTATACTGGAGGTAGAGATAGATTACAGCACAGATTGGCAAGCCAAGCACTTGAAAACTATTGAAGTTAACTATAAGAAAGCTCCGAACTTTGAATATTATTTTGATAAATTGAAATCAATATACGTAAAAAAACACGATCTTCTAATAGATTTAAATATGGATTTATTGATATTTGTTGCGGAAGAACTTGGGATAGATACTCCCGCTGTTTTTGCTTCTAGCTATAATGTGAATTCAAATTCAACTGAAAGGCTAATTGAATTGGTTAAGGCAGTAGGAGGTAATGAATATTTAACAGGGACTGGTTCCAAGGGGTATCTCAATGAAAAACTTTTTCAAAGAAAAGGTATAAGGGTCGTCTGGCAAAATTACGAGGAGACTTTTTATAAACAGTTGCATGAAGATTTTGTTCCACACCTTTCAGGGTTAGACTATCTAATGATGAAATGCAAAAATGACTGA
- a CDS encoding formyltransferase family protein, giving the protein MTDMKCYSSNRFKVSILVDDPSSWIVPYVESLSVRIGEQNDVSLYFNAYDIVEGDFLFLLGCTSIIPKQVLNKNKHNLVVHESDLPEGRGWSPVSWQVLEGKNRIPIVLFEAEEKLDSGRIYLKDYIELDGTELLPEIKKKQGDKTIDLVLTFLNQWPDLQPSGQIGMPSYYEKRTTKHDELDISKSIIQNFNHLRIIDNEKHPAWFQLNGHKYILKIYKTD; this is encoded by the coding sequence ATGACTGACATGAAATGCTATAGTTCAAATAGATTTAAAGTTTCCATTTTGGTGGATGACCCCAGTTCATGGATAGTCCCATACGTAGAGAGTTTAAGTGTAAGAATTGGTGAGCAAAACGACGTATCTCTTTATTTTAATGCATATGATATAGTGGAAGGTGATTTTTTATTTCTGCTTGGATGCACTTCTATTATACCCAAACAAGTTTTAAATAAGAATAAACATAATTTGGTTGTGCATGAAAGCGATCTTCCAGAAGGAAGAGGATGGTCTCCGGTAAGCTGGCAAGTATTGGAAGGGAAAAACAGGATACCTATCGTATTATTTGAAGCTGAAGAAAAACTAGATTCAGGCAGAATTTATTTAAAAGACTATATAGAACTTGATGGCACAGAACTTCTACCAGAAATCAAAAAAAAGCAGGGAGATAAAACTATTGATTTAGTGCTGACCTTCCTAAATCAATGGCCTGACCTGCAGCCTTCGGGACAGATAGGAATGCCCTCTTATTACGAAAAGAGAACCACAAAGCATGATGAACTCGATATAAGTAAAAGCATCATCCAAAACTTTAATCATCTTCGTATTATTGATAATGAAAAACATCCTGCATGGTTTCAACTAAATGGACACAAATATATATTAAAAATATATAAAACAGACTAA
- a CDS encoding IS1634 family transposase: MATIQSKNSRGYKYWYIVESRRVNGKPRPIVLAYLGKADDLLKQLQGLTEKLRLKSYSHGAVAALLSVANALDVPSVINKYIKSPRQYCAKKPVRNNLTAGSTLLLGAVGRVCVPTSKRGWWDWAKTTTAEYLLRHSLSKIDSQHFWDLMDALPEESIAEIERELIEKTFKTYNLQSDTLFFDTTNFFTYIDTTNLRCTIARRGKNKQKRYDLRQVGLAMVVTRNDMIPLFHHTYQGNMADAKVFSAVLETIKDRMTGLGFDSKKHTIVFDRGNNSMDNMAIVERLALHYVGALTPYHHKQLVGDAMCNFREYDVDGSKIQVYHDKRVIWGQERTVVVFISEKLKVGQLRGMSQSLEKAEHQLKLLQQHLCNPKGKMRDKEGLEDTIRSVVKCQFAKDVIDWSLKEVSEGKFQLNFSIDQKKLEEIEGELGFRILMTDHHDWDTADIIKAYYGQSKIEHAFRNLKNPYHLALKPQFHWTDQKIRVHFFICVLGYLMAAIVWYQAKAHAQFSGTLDTLLDTLNNIRLSAMLEETKARGRVKATYKLEEMSDKESLLMNALGIMDFHKHRLKLQGLSVYN; encoded by the coding sequence ATGGCTACCATTCAATCTAAAAACTCCAGAGGTTATAAATATTGGTATATTGTCGAATCGCGGCGCGTTAACGGCAAGCCCAGGCCCATCGTCCTGGCCTATCTTGGCAAGGCAGACGATTTATTAAAACAACTGCAAGGTCTTACCGAAAAATTACGGCTCAAATCTTATTCACATGGCGCGGTAGCCGCATTGCTAAGTGTGGCCAATGCCCTGGACGTCCCTTCCGTGATTAATAAATATATAAAGTCGCCACGGCAGTATTGTGCTAAAAAACCTGTTCGAAATAATCTGACCGCCGGAAGTACCCTCTTGTTGGGTGCCGTGGGGAGAGTGTGTGTGCCTACCAGCAAAAGAGGATGGTGGGATTGGGCAAAGACGACTACTGCCGAATACTTACTCAGACACAGCTTGAGTAAAATAGACAGTCAGCATTTCTGGGATTTGATGGATGCACTTCCTGAAGAATCCATTGCAGAAATCGAGCGCGAATTAATTGAAAAGACATTTAAAACATACAACCTTCAAAGCGACACACTGTTTTTTGATACAACCAATTTTTTCACGTATATCGACACAACTAATCTGCGATGCACTATTGCCCGGCGGGGGAAAAACAAACAAAAGCGATACGATCTCAGGCAGGTCGGGTTGGCGATGGTCGTTACACGTAACGACATGATACCGTTGTTTCACCATACCTATCAGGGGAACATGGCGGATGCAAAGGTGTTCAGCGCGGTTCTTGAGACGATAAAAGACAGGATGACCGGATTAGGTTTCGACAGCAAAAAGCACACTATTGTTTTTGATCGTGGAAACAATTCCATGGACAATATGGCTATTGTAGAGAGATTGGCATTGCATTACGTTGGAGCGCTTACACCGTATCATCACAAGCAGTTGGTAGGGGATGCCATGTGTAATTTCAGGGAATATGACGTTGACGGCAGTAAGATACAGGTGTACCATGACAAACGGGTTATTTGGGGGCAGGAAAGAACCGTTGTCGTATTTATTTCCGAGAAATTAAAGGTTGGGCAATTAAGGGGAATGTCTCAGTCTCTGGAAAAGGCAGAACATCAGTTAAAGCTCTTACAGCAGCATCTGTGTAATCCAAAGGGAAAGATGCGGGACAAAGAGGGTCTGGAGGATACGATAAGAAGTGTAGTGAAATGTCAATTTGCGAAGGATGTTATCGATTGGTCGTTAAAAGAGGTATCTGAAGGCAAGTTTCAATTGAATTTTTCAATCGACCAGAAAAAGCTCGAAGAAATAGAAGGGGAACTGGGGTTCAGGATTCTTATGACAGACCATCACGATTGGGATACCGCGGACATTATAAAAGCCTACTATGGGCAATCAAAAATTGAACATGCCTTTAGAAATCTCAAGAACCCCTATCACCTTGCTTTAAAACCGCAATTTCACTGGACGGATCAGAAAATCAGGGTGCATTTTTTTATTTGCGTCCTCGGATACCTAATGGCGGCGATTGTGTGGTATCAGGCAAAAGCGCACGCACAATTTAGTGGAACGTTAGATACCCTGTTAGACACCCTTAATAATATAAGGCTTTCTGCTATGCTTGAAGAAACAAAGGCCAGAGGGAGAGTTAAGGCTACCTACAAATTGGAAGAAATGTCCGACAAGGAATCTCTGTTGATGAATGCGTTAGGCATTATGGATTTCCACAAACATCGGCTGAAACTTCAAGGACTCAGTGTATACAATTGA